A window from Rana temporaria chromosome 8, aRanTem1.1, whole genome shotgun sequence encodes these proteins:
- the LOC120909216 gene encoding histone H2B 1.1 → MPEPAKSAPAPKKGSKKAVTKSQKKDGKKRRKSRKESYAIYVYKVLKQVHPDTGISSKAMGIMNSFVNDIFERIAGESSRLAHYNKRRTITSREIQTAVRLLLPGELAKHAVSEGTKAVTKYTSAK, encoded by the coding sequence ATGCCTGAACCAGCCAAGTCCGCCCCGGCGCCCAAGAAGGGCTCCAAGAAAGCCGTGACCAAGAGCCAGAAGAAGGACGGCAAGAAGCGGAGGAAGAGCAGGAAGGAGAGTTATGCCATCTACGTGTACAAGGTGCTCAAGCAGGTCCACCCCGACACCGGCATCTCCTCCAAGGCCATGGGCATCATGAACTCCTTTGTCAATGACATCTTCGAGCGCATCGCCGGAGAATCTTCCCGCCTGGCTCATTACAACAAGCGCCGCACCATCACCTCCCGGGAGATCCAGACCGCCGTCCGCCTCCTCCTGCCCGGAGAGCTGGCCAAGCACGCCGTCTCCGAGGGCACCAAGGCCGTCACCAAGTACACCAGCGCCAAGTaa
- the LOC120909213 gene encoding histone H2A type 1: MSGRGKQGGKVRAKAKTRSSRAGLQFPVGRVHRLLRKGNYAERVGAGAPVYLAAVLEYLTAEILELAGNAARDNKKTRIIPRHLQLAVRNDEELNKLLGGVTIAQGGVLPNIQAVLLPKKTESHKATKSK, translated from the coding sequence ATGTCAGGACGCGGCAAACAAGGAGGCAAGGTTCGGGCTAAGGCCAAGACACGCTCATCCCGGGCTGGTCTGCAGTTCCCAGTCGGTCGTGTTCACCGCCTGCTCAGGAAGGGCAACTATGCCGAGCGGGTCGGGGCCGGAGCTCCAGTGTATCTCGCCGCCGTCCTCGAGTATCTCACGGCTGAGATCCTTGAGCTGGCCGGCAACGCCGCCCGCGACAACAAGAAGACCCGCATCATCCCCCGACACCTCCAGCTGGCTGTACGCAACGACGAGGAGCTCAACAAGCTGCTGGGCGGCGTCACCATTGCCCAAGGAGGAGTCCTGCCCAACATCCAGGCCGTGCTGCTGCCCAAGAAGACCGAGAGCCACAAGGCCACCAAATCCAAGTAA
- the LOC120909220 gene encoding histone H4, whose amino-acid sequence MSGRGKGGKGLGKGGAKRHRKVLRDNIQGITKPAIRRLARRGGVKRISGLIYEETRGVLKVFLENVIRDAVTYTEHAKRKTVTAMDVVYALKRQGRTLYGFGG is encoded by the coding sequence ATGTCTGGTCGCGGTAAAGGAGGGAAGGGTCTGGGGAAAGGAGGAGCTAAGCGGCACAGGAAGGTGCTCCGGGACAACATCCAGGGCATCACCAAACCCGCCATCCGACGTTTGGCCCGCAGAGGGGGTGTCAAGCGTATCTCCGGACTCATCTATGAGGAGACCCGCGGAGTGCTCAAAGTCTTCTTGGAGAATGTCATCCGCGATGCCGTCACCTACACCGAGCACGCCAAGAGGAAGACCGTCACCGCcatggatgtcgtctatgctctcAAACGCCAGGGGCGCACTCTCTACGGATTCGGAGGCTAA